One part of the Nocardioides zeae genome encodes these proteins:
- a CDS encoding nitroreductase family protein: MHPDVPRLRELHHELNRTATGGVDDPRGAREVLPPLVGSGSSPVPLPDTALPAAHLGEVLAARRSSYRYGAAPVALDDLAALLRAALGVQRTVRLPDGQARALSVAPSAGGLPSLAAYVVVRGPGVAGSSPGVVRGPGVAGSSPGPEPGLVPDGVYRAELRTEAPSLVPVRVGDATPFLARALDQPELAERAGVVVALVARLDTTLGRYPARHYRTLHLDAGVALGHLYLATTALGLPGVAVMGYDDTAFDALLDLPEDQLTAVLFAVGSPVEG; this comes from the coding sequence GTGCACCCCGACGTACCGCGCCTGCGGGAGCTGCACCACGAGCTGAACCGCACCGCCACGGGCGGTGTCGACGACCCGCGGGGCGCGCGAGAGGTGCTGCCGCCGTTGGTGGGGTCGGGTTCCTCACCGGTGCCGCTTCCCGACACGGCACTTCCGGCGGCTCACCTGGGTGAGGTGCTCGCCGCGCGGCGCTCGTCCTACCGGTACGGCGCCGCCCCCGTGGCGCTCGACGACCTCGCCGCGCTGCTCCGCGCCGCGCTGGGCGTGCAGCGGACCGTGCGGCTCCCGGACGGGCAGGCGCGTGCGCTGAGCGTCGCGCCGTCGGCCGGCGGGTTGCCGTCGCTCGCGGCGTACGTCGTCGTGCGGGGGCCGGGCGTCGCCGGGTCGTCGCCGGGCGTCGTGCGGGGGCCGGGCGTCGCCGGGTCGTCGCCGGGTCCGGAGCCGGGATTGGTGCCGGACGGGGTCTACCGCGCGGAGCTGCGCACGGAGGCACCGTCGCTCGTGCCCGTGCGGGTCGGCGACGCGACGCCCTTCCTCGCCCGCGCGCTGGACCAGCCGGAGCTCGCCGAGCGCGCGGGTGTGGTCGTGGCGCTGGTGGCGCGGCTGGACACGACGCTGGGTCGGTATCCCGCCCGGCACTACCGCACCCTCCACCTCGACGCCGGTGTGGCGTTGGGACACCTCTACCTGGCGACGACCGCGCTCGGCCTGCCCGGCGTCGCGGTGATGGGCTACGACGACACCGCGTTCGACGCGCTGCTCGACCTGCCGGAGGACCAGCTCACCGCGGTGCTGTTCGCGGTGGGGTCGCCGGTGGAGGGCTGA
- a CDS encoding HNH endonuclease signature motif containing protein, with amino-acid sequence MTGVSSTGDAGGFGPPVPEPPAEFLVDAPEPDWLEHAFTTGEWPVEATLGCRVVARGEGRYDAAEPTADVEPTWAVPGVGPGVGPGVGPGAGSDPVDRGHPVLEAIRTATDVLATDGRTGLGWLSAPQTGIALLDAHRLVARASALVAVLVQHADEVELHRSNGASTAAVWLANAATVTRRDAYRLARIGSAVGDRCSTYLAPACEAGAVDTEQADVIVKALDALPDDLDPGLRLRAEKTLVGFAADHDARALRALGKKILTVIAPEVGEAHEAALLEREEREARATARLSMVSDGLGRVWGRFVIPELHGAMLRKALDAYAAPRHLNTADDPDQRFQRDRTTPERYGQAFQQLLEMLDQKDLPSTGGTGATVVVTMTLESLLGGLATASLDTGGTLSAGEARRLACGAGLIPAVLGTASEVLDLGRTARFHTKAMRTAMATRDRGCVAEGCTRPPHQTHAHHLTAWAQGGHTNVHDGCLLCDQHHHQIHDPLYLTERLGTGKLRFTRRE; translated from the coding sequence ATGACGGGGGTCAGCTCAACTGGGGACGCCGGTGGCTTCGGGCCACCGGTGCCGGAACCCCCTGCCGAGTTCCTGGTCGATGCGCCGGAGCCGGACTGGTTGGAGCACGCGTTCACCACGGGTGAGTGGCCGGTCGAGGCGACGCTGGGGTGCCGGGTCGTCGCGCGCGGCGAGGGCCGGTACGACGCGGCTGAGCCCACCGCGGACGTCGAGCCGACCTGGGCGGTGCCCGGCGTGGGTCCCGGCGTGGGTCCCGGCGTGGGTCCCGGTGCGGGCTCGGATCCGGTCGACCGGGGGCACCCGGTCCTCGAAGCAATCCGGACGGCCACCGACGTGCTCGCGACCGACGGCCGCACCGGGCTCGGCTGGTTGAGCGCACCGCAGACCGGCATCGCGCTGCTCGACGCCCATCGGCTGGTCGCACGGGCCTCCGCACTGGTCGCGGTACTGGTACAGCACGCCGACGAGGTCGAGCTCCACCGGAGCAACGGCGCCTCCACGGCAGCGGTGTGGCTGGCAAACGCCGCGACCGTGACGCGCCGCGATGCCTACCGGCTCGCGCGCATCGGGTCCGCAGTGGGCGATCGCTGCAGCACCTACCTGGCGCCGGCGTGCGAGGCCGGTGCGGTGGACACCGAGCAGGCCGACGTCATCGTCAAGGCCCTCGACGCGTTACCCGACGACCTCGACCCCGGGCTCCGACTCCGAGCCGAGAAGACACTGGTGGGCTTCGCGGCCGACCACGACGCCCGGGCCCTGCGAGCGCTGGGGAAGAAGATCCTCACCGTGATCGCTCCCGAGGTGGGCGAAGCCCACGAGGCGGCATTGCTGGAGCGCGAGGAGCGAGAAGCCCGCGCCACCGCACGGCTCAGCATGGTCTCCGACGGACTCGGCCGCGTCTGGGGACGATTCGTGATCCCCGAGCTCCACGGGGCGATGCTCCGCAAGGCCCTCGACGCCTATGCGGCACCCAGGCACCTCAACACCGCAGACGACCCCGACCAACGTTTCCAACGGGACCGGACGACACCCGAACGCTACGGCCAGGCCTTCCAGCAGCTGCTAGAAATGCTCGACCAGAAAGACCTCCCGAGCACGGGCGGGACCGGCGCGACCGTCGTGGTCACCATGACGCTGGAGTCACTCCTGGGTGGGTTGGCGACAGCGTCCCTCGACACCGGCGGCACCCTCAGCGCCGGCGAAGCCCGCCGCTTGGCCTGCGGAGCCGGCCTCATCCCCGCCGTGCTCGGTACCGCCAGCGAGGTTCTCGACCTCGGCCGCACCGCCCGCTTCCACACCAAGGCCATGCGCACCGCCATGGCGACAAGAGACCGGGGCTGCGTCGCCGAGGGCTGCACAAGACCACCCCACCAGACCCACGCCCACCACCTCACCGCCTGGGCCCAGGGTGGGCACACCAACGTGCACGACGGCTGCCTCCTCTGCGACCAGCACCACCACCAGATCCACGACCCGCTCTACCTCACCGAACGACTCGGCACCGGCAAGCTCCGCTTCACCCGCCGCGAGTGA